From the genome of Acropora palmata chromosome 4, jaAcrPala1.3, whole genome shotgun sequence, one region includes:
- the LOC141879528 gene encoding uncharacterized protein LOC141879528, with translation MRLQYIFADSAGKPHPFHVKSNWQPPPQPSVALENYLERTKFEIASIPFSNEKDNLSAKQREALKTLSANKEINLKKADKGTTTVIMDTRQKIQEGLEQVSNKNFYKPLETPIVSSTMAKVGNIVKTLFDNGHIDNMTYKWLSSGQKPPRIPEFYTLTKIHKNTPVGRPIVSGSSGPTERISSFVDSLLQPIAQKQESYIKDTTHFINFIENTPLPDGAVLATFDVCSLYTNIPQEEGIEVVCQYYQEHYQSKTPIPTQSLGDLMRLILKENSFKFNDKHYLQTHGIALGTKMAVAFAVIFMTHIEKQLLANSPHKPLIWKRFIDDIFSVWTLPEGEINNFVEFANSFHTTIKFTHEMSSEKIVFLDTEVFKGPRFITDKILDVQTHFKPTETFQYTHFSSCHPLSVKKGFVKGEALRLLRTNSVKESFEFKKLQFLTRLLERRYPKSFAEDILTEIKFSMRDTALRNKPKTSKKIIPFVTTFNPATPNLKKILIKHWHLIAGNHNLAQIFKNPPMVAYRKDKSLKNYLVRARIPSL, from the coding sequence ATGCGCTTACAATATATATTTGCTGACTCAGCAGGCAAGCCCCACCCGTTCCACGTTAAATCAAACTGGCAACCGCCACCACAACCATCAGTGGCACTGGAAAACTATTTGGAACGCACAAAATTTGAGATTGCCTCCATCCCTTTTTCAAACGAAAAAGATAACCTCTCAGCAAAACAAAGGGAAGCCCTGAAAACACTTAGCGCGAACAAAGAGATTAATCTCAAAAAAGCGGACAAGGGGACCACAACTGTCATAATGGATACTAGGCAAAAAATACAAGAAGGTCTAGAACAAGTCTCCAACAAGAATTTCTATAAACCTCTTGAAACACCTATAGTATCCTCAACGATGGCAAAAGTTGGAAATATAGTCAAAACTTTGTTCGATAATGGACACATTGACAATATGACCTACAAATGGCTTTCTTCAGGCCAAAAGCCACCGCGAATACCAGAATTTTACACGCTGAccaaaatacacaaaaacacaCCTGTCGGCCGACCAATTGTTTCTGGTAGCAGTGGCCCAACAGAACGCATCTCCAGTTTTGTTGACTCTCTTTTACAACCGATCGCTCAAAAACAAGAGTCATATATTAAAGACACTACCCACTTTATCAACTTCATTGAAAACACTCCACTTCCCGACGGAGCGGTTCTAGCTACCTTTGACGTTTGTTCACTTTACACTAACATTCCCCAGGAGGAGGGAATCGAAGTTGTTTGTCAATATTACCAAGAGCACTACCAGTCAAAAACACCCATCCCTACACAATCACTAGGGGACCTCATGCGACTGATCCTTAAAGAAAACTCTTTTAAATTCAATGACAAACACTACCTACAAACGCACGGAATAGCTTtgggcacaaaaatggcagtagCTTTCGCCGTCATTTTTATGACgcacattgaaaaacagctACTAGCCAACAGCCCACATAAACCTCTCATCTGGAAGAGATTTATCGATGACATCTTCTCAGTGTGGACCTTACCCGAAGGAGAAATcaacaattttgttgaattcgCCAACTCATTCCACACCACAATTAAATTCACGCATGAAATGTCATCAGAAAAGATCGTTTTCCTTGATACCGAAGTTTTTAAAGGCCCGAGGTTCATTACTGACAAAATCCTTGATGttcaaacacattttaagCCGACGGAAACGTTCCAATATACACACTTCTCCTCATGCCACCCTCTCAGCGTTAAGAAGGGTTTTGTAAAAGGAGAAGCTTTGCGCTTACTAAGAACAAACTCGGTTAAAGAATCCTTtgagtttaagaaattacaATTCTTAACACGGCTTTTAGAACGACGCTACCCCAAAAGCTTCGCCGAGGATATCCTAACCGAAATAAAATTCTCAATGCGCGATACGGCTTTACGAAACAAACCTAAAACATCCAAGAAAATTATCCCTTTCGTCACCACTTTCAATCCTGCTACACCAAACCTTAAAAAGATCCTTATAAAACACTGGCATCTTATAGCAGGCAACCACAATCTCGcgcaaatattcaaaaatCCCCCAATGGTTGCTTATCGGAAGGACAAATCTCTGAAAAACTATCTTGTCAGAGCAAGAATTCCTTCACTTTAA
- the LOC141879185 gene encoding short-chain-enoyl-CoA hydratase-like codes for MAYEGYTTFKVEIKDAIAWVTFDFPPVNVQGKPMLDDLNRLAEALESDRSVKVVVFQSAHPDIFVCHADIDMLCEIPASERSIVDPLLYLQEVLQRISELPQATIAKVEGMARGGGHEFMLACDMRFAARGKAVFMQMEVGMGIVPCGGGTQRMARQVGMGRAMEIILGAHDFDADLAERYGTINRALDPDEIGPFVEELASRIAKFPAGSITACKRCVLSAVETPIGEGLKIEAYQLGQAMSQTPAAKRFAYAKEQGIQNDLKNQKNWDKGVMDIQSVQ; via the coding sequence ATGGCTTACGAAGGATACACAACTTTTAAGGTAGAGATTAAAGATGCCATCGCCTGGGTCACATTTGATTTTCCACCAGTAAATGTCCAAGGGAAGCCCATGCTTGATGATCTCAATCGTTTGGCCGAGGCCTTGGAATCTGATCGTTCTGTGAAAGTTGTGGTGTTTCAGTCTGCTCATCCAGATATATTTGTCTGTCATGCTGATATCGATATGCTGTGTGAGATCCCAGCCAGTGAACGTTCCATTGTTGACCCTTTGTTATACCTGCAAGAGGTGTTGCAGCGAATCAGTGAACTCCCCCAAGCTACAATCGCCAAAGTGGAGGGAATGGCACGTGGTGGCGGTCACGAATTTATGTTGGCTTGCGACATGCGTTTCGCTGCTCGAGGGAAGGCTGTGTTTATGCAGATGGAAGTGGGGATGGGCATTGTGCCGTGTGGTGGTGGAACACAGCGCATGGCGCGCCAAGTCGGTATGGGTCGGGCCATGGAGATCATTCTCGGGGCTCATGACTTCGATGCTGACCTGGCAGAGCGCTATGGAACTATCAACCGAGCTTTGGACCCTGACGAGATCGGGCCGTTTGTAGAAGAGTTGGCCAGTCGTATTGCAAAGTTTCCGGCTGGTTCAATTACGGCCTGCAAGCGATGCGTTTTGAGTGCTGTGGAGACTCCAATTGGAGAAGGGTTGAAGATCGAGGCCTATCAGCTTGGACAAGCCATGTCGCAGACCCCTGCTGCTAAAAGGTTTGCCTATGCAAAAGAACAAGGTATCCAGAATGAtctgaaaaatcaaaagaattgGGACAAGGGAGTAATGGATATTCAGTCTGTGCAATAA